A genomic window from Lentibacter algarum includes:
- a CDS encoding tail fiber domain-containing protein: MAQTSNFVIANDAGAAVRARINEVIAALQSTSAGSSAPTATVAGMLWVDTSVSPPVLRRRNATNTGWDALLDAAGNLEGLGNTAVARTNLGLGTMATKSAADYDVAIAAKAALSGATFTGVVTAPNFVSSSDAQLKAEVETIADALALVSALRGVRFTMDGTRQIGVIAQEVEGVLPEVVRADAQTGQLSVAYGNITGLLIEAVKELTARVAALEEARL; this comes from the coding sequence ATGGCGCAGACATCCAACTTCGTGATAGCGAACGACGCAGGCGCGGCCGTTCGAGCGCGCATCAATGAGGTGATCGCCGCACTGCAATCGACGAGTGCCGGGTCCTCGGCACCAACAGCCACGGTTGCCGGTATGCTCTGGGTCGATACCTCGGTATCGCCGCCGGTGCTGCGCCGACGAAACGCCACCAACACAGGCTGGGATGCGCTGCTCGATGCGGCAGGCAATCTGGAGGGGCTGGGAAATACGGCAGTGGCGCGTACGAACCTTGGCCTCGGGACAATGGCCACGAAATCCGCCGCCGACTATGACGTGGCGATCGCGGCAAAAGCTGCGCTGTCCGGGGCAACCTTCACCGGCGTCGTCACCGCCCCGAACTTCGTCTCCTCGTCTGATGCCCAGTTGAAGGCGGAAGTCGAGACCATTGCGGACGCTCTTGCCTTGGTCAGCGCCTTGCGCGGTGTGCGCTTCACCATGGATGGCACGCGCCAAATCGGGGTGATTGCTCAGGAGGTTGAGGGGGTGCTGCCCGAGGTGGTGCGGGCGGATGCGCAAACCGGTCAGCTCTCAGTCGCTTATGGCAATATCACCGGTCTGTTGATTGAGGCTGTCAAAGAACTCACCGCTCGCGTGGCGGCATTAGAGGAGGCGCGCCTATGA
- a CDS encoding phage holin family protein translates to MTEGGFIEMINSVFGGAVTTLIGAFTGRLMWHSGEVKLGNRRFFGKELLWEIPVAVGMALIGEAAARYIGLSQPVSTGFVATLAYLGPRGAEALLGAWLCRKK, encoded by the coding sequence ATGACTGAAGGTGGGTTTATTGAAATGATCAACTCGGTCTTTGGAGGCGCCGTCACCACACTGATCGGCGCCTTTACCGGCCGGCTGATGTGGCATTCGGGTGAAGTAAAACTCGGCAACCGCCGCTTTTTTGGCAAAGAACTCCTGTGGGAAATCCCCGTCGCCGTCGGCATGGCCCTGATCGGGGAGGCGGCGGCGCGTTACATCGGCCTGTCGCAGCCGGTCTCGACCGGGTTTGTGGCCACGCTTGCTTATCTGGGTCCGCGCGGGGCGGAAGCGCTGCTGGGGGCCTGGCTCTGCCGAAAGAAATAA
- a CDS encoding TIGR02594 family protein, with protein sequence MTPFDIARSYIGTTEGPGPADNPVIMEMYASVGHDWVEHDSVAWCAAFVGHCLEMAGIKSTRKLTARSYLDWGVPIDVTDAQQGDIGVIPRGSSSWQGHVFFIDRIEGAWVWGLGGNQDDAVTVKRFPVSKLLGVRRAGNVAPAVTLSVKAVQQRLKDLGYHEVGQVDGKVGPRTRAAILAFRNDKSLPLLPIIDVTLTEALENAAPREITPERSSGAPTESRIVTASNAQIGLGVIGAAGSIGSQIAPALAEAEQARDMAGRVFTLIGLESALSDALPWIGAAVFIGVVIYALRAKAARIGDHRSGKTP encoded by the coding sequence ATGACGCCATTCGACATCGCCCGCAGCTACATCGGCACGACCGAGGGACCGGGCCCCGCTGACAATCCCGTCATCATGGAGATGTATGCCTCGGTCGGCCACGACTGGGTGGAACATGATAGCGTCGCCTGGTGCGCGGCCTTCGTCGGACATTGCCTCGAGATGGCCGGGATCAAATCCACCCGCAAGCTGACGGCGCGCTCCTATCTCGACTGGGGCGTGCCCATTGACGTGACAGACGCCCAACAAGGCGACATCGGTGTGATCCCCCGCGGCTCCTCCAGCTGGCAGGGCCATGTGTTCTTTATCGATCGGATCGAGGGCGCTTGGGTCTGGGGCCTGGGCGGCAACCAAGACGACGCAGTCACTGTGAAACGCTTTCCGGTCTCGAAACTCCTCGGTGTGCGGCGCGCCGGGAATGTCGCACCTGCTGTGACGCTGTCGGTGAAGGCGGTTCAGCAGCGGTTGAAGGATCTGGGCTATCACGAAGTCGGCCAAGTCGACGGAAAAGTGGGGCCGCGCACCCGCGCTGCCATTTTGGCCTTCCGAAACGACAAAAGCCTGCCACTTTTGCCCATCATCGACGTGACGCTGACCGAGGCGCTGGAGAATGCCGCCCCTCGCGAAATCACACCTGAGAGGTCATCTGGTGCTCCGACGGAAAGCCGAATTGTAACGGCATCCAATGCGCAGATCGGTCTCGGTGTCATTGGCGCGGCGGGATCGATCGGCAGCCAGATCGCGCCGGCACTCGCGGAGGCCGAACAGGCCCGAGACATGGCCGGGCGCGTGTTCACCTTGATTGGGCTGGAAAGCGCGCTTTCCGATGCCTTGCCCTGGATTGGTGCGGCGGTGTTCATTGGCGTGGTGATCTATGCCCTACGCGCCAAGGCGGCCCGGATCGGCGACCACCGCTCGGGGAAAACGCCATGA
- a CDS encoding head decoration protein, with product MANTIQLKRRVSGVAGAPAALKSGELAHNEVDNTVYVGKGDDGSGNATSIVPLAGSGGFLALVGTQTVGGAKTFSLVPKSGQDASSGPDLVRKSQVDSLLSAKAPLASPTFTGSPTAPTAVAGTNSTQIATTAFVNEAIAGFGAGDMAKSTYDTDNDGKVDAAEVADAAPWAGITGKPSSFTPSSHSHSIAQVTGLQTALDAKAPLASPALTGSPTAPTATTGTNTTQIATTAFVAAAIGALIDAAPGAMDTLNELAAALGDDPNFATTVTNALAGKLFAASNLSDVPNKATARSNLGLGSLATQAANNVAITGGSITGITLDGGTF from the coding sequence ATGGCCAATACGATCCAGCTCAAACGCCGCGTCTCCGGCGTGGCGGGTGCGCCCGCAGCACTGAAATCAGGCGAGCTTGCTCACAACGAGGTCGACAACACGGTCTATGTCGGAAAGGGCGACGACGGCAGCGGCAATGCAACCTCCATCGTCCCCTTAGCAGGGAGTGGCGGCTTTCTGGCACTGGTGGGCACGCAGACAGTTGGTGGGGCCAAAACCTTCTCTCTCGTGCCAAAATCTGGACAAGATGCCAGCAGCGGGCCCGATCTTGTTCGCAAGTCGCAGGTCGACAGTCTGCTATCGGCGAAAGCGCCCTTGGCGTCACCCACCTTCACAGGATCGCCCACGGCGCCGACGGCGGTCGCGGGCACGAACTCCACGCAGATTGCGACGACAGCCTTCGTCAATGAGGCCATTGCCGGTTTTGGCGCCGGAGACATGGCAAAATCCACCTATGACACCGACAATGACGGCAAGGTGGATGCCGCAGAAGTTGCGGATGCCGCTCCTTGGGCCGGCATTACCGGCAAACCCTCGAGCTTTACGCCCTCCAGCCACAGCCATTCGATCGCGCAAGTCACGGGGCTCCAGACGGCGCTCGATGCAAAGGCGCCTCTTGCATCGCCTGCGCTGACAGGATCGCCGACCGCCCCCACTGCAACGACCGGCACAAACACGACGCAGATCGCGACCACAGCCTTTGTTGCCGCCGCAATTGGTGCGCTCATCGATGCCGCTCCCGGCGCCATGGACACGCTGAACGAATTGGCGGCAGCCCTGGGCGATGATCCGAACTTTGCGACCACGGTTACGAACGCGCTAGCGGGCAAGCTTTTCGCTGCCTCGAACCTGTCGGATGTTCCGAACAAGGCGACAGCGCGCTCGAACCTCGGGCTGGGGTCCCTTGCCACGCAAGCAGCCAACAATGTCGCGATCACCGGTGGGTCGATCACCGGGATCACACTTGATGGTGGGACCTTCTGA
- a CDS encoding tail fiber domain-containing protein, whose amino-acid sequence MANTLLLKRTTVAGRVPSSAQLAAGELAVNVPDGKLYLKRVSGAETIIELGQTGPEGPMGPAGPQGASGPTGPKGDTGATGPQGPAGTDGSPDTAAQVRAKLITVDGAGSGIDADLLDGSHASAFAKLSGATFSGTVTAPNFVSSSDVRLKSNIAPIPQALAKVKALTGITFTMAGNETPQMGLIAQDVQRVAPEVVVEADGVLRLAYGNLVGLLVEAIKDLAQEVDQLKRTAL is encoded by the coding sequence ATGGCCAATACACTTCTTCTTAAACGCACGACTGTCGCAGGCCGTGTGCCCAGTTCAGCGCAACTTGCTGCCGGTGAATTGGCGGTGAATGTGCCCGATGGCAAGCTTTACCTCAAGCGCGTCTCCGGTGCGGAGACCATAATTGAGCTTGGACAGACAGGGCCGGAGGGCCCAATGGGCCCAGCAGGACCCCAAGGCGCGAGCGGGCCCACAGGACCAAAGGGAGATACCGGGGCCACTGGGCCCCAAGGCCCCGCTGGGACAGATGGCTCTCCGGACACGGCGGCCCAGGTGCGCGCAAAGCTTATCACCGTCGATGGGGCTGGCTCAGGGATTGATGCCGACCTTTTAGATGGCAGCCACGCCAGCGCCTTTGCAAAACTCTCAGGCGCGACCTTTTCTGGCACGGTGACGGCGCCAAATTTTGTCTCATCCTCCGATGTGAGGCTCAAATCCAACATCGCACCCATTCCCCAGGCACTGGCCAAAGTGAAGGCGCTGACCGGGATTACGTTCACCATGGCGGGCAATGAGACCCCGCAGATGGGTCTTATTGCGCAGGACGTGCAGAGAGTTGCCCCAGAGGTGGTTGTCGAGGCTGATGGTGTTTTGCGCCTCGCTTATGGCAACCTCGTAGGCCTTCTTGTCGAGGCCATCAAGGACCTCGCCCAAGAGGTTGATCAGCTAAAAAGGACTGCGCTGTGA
- a CDS encoding radical SAM protein, whose product MWFDLTLEARDGSRHHMRYNSHTSECEGLPLPVEPGVFEPVERVSKSAPLGKSRAPRVLKIQLGLSCNYACSYCNQAVQIGDATVSKLADVAQFLTQLDGWIAQAPEQIELWGGEPFLYWAKIKRLIPALAERFPEVVFSIITNGSLLDREKLDFIEQYDIAIGISHDGPGQHLRGPDPLDDPHKRRWIETLLAERSEKTSFNAVLTREYHDLRALKAWFTEKVGPDVFVGLEGVVNVYDAATAIGTGRFEPAELNSLTRSIFEALAEDPNAFGLGERVDEFYASIQRRRPIEALGQKCGMDSPDAIAVDLRGNVMTCQNTGAKGAHKIGHVADFEAIALDTATHFAFRDECMACPVVQLCKGSCMFLEGDFFKQSCANEFAFNMGILMAAVWHLTGMVVIGVEGSGSPFS is encoded by the coding sequence ATGTGGTTTGATTTAACCTTAGAGGCACGCGATGGCAGTCGCCATCATATGCGCTACAATTCGCACACCTCCGAATGTGAAGGCTTGCCGCTTCCGGTGGAGCCGGGGGTATTTGAGCCGGTTGAGCGCGTGTCAAAGTCTGCGCCGCTTGGAAAATCACGTGCGCCCCGCGTTCTCAAAATCCAACTTGGGCTATCGTGTAACTACGCCTGCAGCTACTGTAATCAAGCTGTCCAGATTGGTGATGCGACCGTTTCCAAATTAGCAGACGTTGCGCAGTTTCTGACCCAGCTTGATGGATGGATCGCACAAGCCCCGGAACAGATTGAGCTTTGGGGCGGTGAGCCTTTTCTCTACTGGGCGAAGATCAAACGGTTAATCCCCGCGCTCGCGGAGCGGTTTCCGGAGGTTGTGTTCTCGATCATCACGAATGGCTCGCTCCTCGACCGCGAAAAGCTCGACTTCATCGAACAATACGACATTGCCATCGGGATCAGCCATGACGGGCCGGGGCAACACTTGCGCGGACCTGATCCGCTAGATGATCCTCACAAGCGGCGCTGGATTGAAACCCTCTTGGCCGAGCGCTCGGAAAAGACCAGCTTTAACGCAGTGCTGACGCGAGAGTATCACGATCTGCGCGCCCTTAAGGCTTGGTTTACTGAGAAGGTCGGGCCGGATGTGTTTGTCGGGCTCGAAGGTGTTGTAAATGTCTATGACGCAGCGACCGCAATCGGGACAGGGCGGTTCGAGCCCGCGGAACTGAATAGCCTGACGCGGTCGATCTTCGAGGCGCTGGCGGAGGACCCGAATGCGTTTGGCCTAGGTGAGCGTGTCGACGAGTTCTATGCATCGATCCAGCGCCGCCGGCCCATCGAAGCCCTCGGTCAAAAATGCGGAATGGACAGCCCAGACGCCATCGCCGTCGATCTGCGCGGGAACGTCATGACCTGCCAGAACACCGGGGCAAAGGGGGCCCACAAGATTGGGCATGTTGCCGACTTTGAAGCGATCGCGCTTGATACCGCGACGCATTTTGCGTTTCGGGACGAGTGTATGGCCTGTCCCGTTGTCCAGCTCTGCAAGGGCTCCTGCATGTTCCTCGAAGGGGACTTCTTCAAGCAGAGCTGCGCCAACGAGTTTGCGTTTAATATGGGGATCTTGATGGCGGCTGTCTGGCATTTGACGGGGATGGTTGTGATTGGGGTGGAGGGCTCCGGCTCACCGTTCTCGTGA
- the flgB gene encoding flagellar basal body rod protein FlgB — translation MDGIRRHFGIHDDALALRSKRNSILASNIANAATPHFKARDVDFEATLAKAMPDGPLATTNSRHVSRGSNLNADRLQYRDPVNPSLDGNTVELAVEQMQFSENVVRYQTSLTFLNRKVSGLLSAIKGE, via the coding sequence ATGGACGGTATCAGACGGCATTTTGGAATTCATGACGATGCTCTTGCACTGCGCTCAAAGCGCAATAGCATATTGGCCTCGAACATTGCCAATGCGGCTACCCCACACTTCAAGGCGCGCGATGTTGACTTTGAGGCAACCCTAGCCAAAGCTATGCCTGACGGTCCACTCGCGACAACAAACTCGCGCCATGTCTCTCGCGGTTCAAACCTGAACGCGGATCGGTTGCAATATCGTGATCCAGTTAATCCATCTCTGGATGGGAACACCGTCGAGCTTGCTGTTGAGCAGATGCAATTTTCGGAAAACGTTGTGCGATATCAAACATCGCTCACCTTCCTGAACCGTAAGGTATCAGGGCTCTTGTCTGCGATTAAGGGGGAATAA
- the flgC gene encoding flagellar basal body rod protein FlgC: MSGIENIFDVASRAMSSQMTRLNTVASNIANARSVAGSREEAYQAIKPLFETEYANKVSENGISTVNVRGIVTADREPNKVYQPDHPKADEEGYVWGAAVNIEEEMVEMLEASRQYQNNLEVVSTLRSLMMRTVNMGR, translated from the coding sequence ATGTCAGGTATTGAAAACATTTTTGACGTCGCAAGCCGGGCGATGTCGTCGCAGATGACTAGGCTAAACACGGTTGCAAGCAACATTGCCAACGCCCGCAGCGTTGCTGGCAGTCGCGAAGAAGCCTATCAGGCGATCAAGCCTTTGTTTGAAACTGAATATGCCAACAAAGTAAGTGAAAACGGAATATCGACAGTTAATGTGCGGGGTATTGTGACTGCTGACCGTGAGCCAAACAAAGTCTATCAACCCGATCACCCCAAGGCGGATGAGGAAGGCTATGTGTGGGGCGCTGCCGTCAATATTGAAGAAGAAATGGTGGAGATGCTGGAAGCGTCGCGCCAATACCAAAACAATCTGGAAGTCGTGTCGACCTTGCGCTCATTAATGATGCGCACAGTCAACATGGGCCGCTAA
- a CDS encoding flagellar hook capping FlgD N-terminal domain-containing protein, translating to MSTVDSTGAAAQQAIFDKLGINTQKSATERASGDKLGQDDFLQLMTAQLQNQDPFAPMENGDFIAQMAQFSTVSGIEEINTNLKTLSGEMQQTRIATASTLLGHSVLVPGAIARPDDNGEIHGVFELPQAASASRVSFSDASTGELLHSEDLGPQGTGLAGFSWTNIPTELREGNRKIKVDIAANTGKGMETMGPSIYARVLSASSIGDVSDSPMLDVEDYGTIDAGSVSRIR from the coding sequence ATGTCAACTGTAGACTCAACGGGCGCAGCGGCGCAGCAAGCCATTTTCGACAAATTGGGTATCAACACCCAGAAGTCGGCGACAGAACGTGCAAGCGGTGACAAGCTTGGCCAAGATGATTTTTTGCAACTCATGACCGCCCAGTTGCAAAACCAAGATCCGTTCGCGCCAATGGAGAATGGGGACTTTATTGCACAGATGGCGCAGTTTTCGACAGTTTCTGGGATTGAAGAAATTAACACAAACCTTAAAACTCTTTCAGGTGAGATGCAACAAACGCGGATCGCGACCGCCTCCACTTTGCTGGGCCACTCGGTGCTTGTGCCAGGCGCGATCGCGCGGCCAGATGACAACGGTGAAATTCATGGTGTTTTCGAGCTACCCCAGGCAGCAAGCGCTTCTCGCGTATCCTTTAGCGATGCCTCAACTGGCGAGTTGCTTCACAGTGAAGATCTAGGGCCACAAGGCACAGGCCTGGCTGGGTTTAGCTGGACAAATATCCCGACTGAATTGCGAGAGGGTAATAGAAAAATCAAAGTCGATATTGCAGCCAATACTGGCAAAGGCATGGAGACAATGGGCCCCTCAATTTATGCACGGGTGCTTTCAGCTTCGTCTATTGGCGATGTTTCTGACAGCCCAATGCTAGATGTCGAAGATTATGGCACGATTGATGCAGGCTCGGTGAGCCGCATCCGCTAA
- a CDS encoding flagellar hook-basal body complex protein, whose protein sequence is MSFYTALTGLNGAQADISATSNNIANVGTTGFKRSRAEFGDIFATSPLQNASSSIGSGTILKGIKQQFTQGNIASSLNALDLAISGQGFFALKPSLTSTQTVYTRNGSFNVDNDRYVVDSAGQYLMTYPVNLDGSVTAKDLDSAVPLQLPVTSGEPKATGKIDLGVNVPADAPVVTDLEQFADGYQFDPSDANSYTNSTSITIFDDLGNPTIATIYFIKTQNASAEDPTNKYDTRLVINDTIIDPDLVSAVDDTGKQLFIDRFGAQTTAVPDDNYFLEGKGAPLYKMDDLNQQVKSQPATLQGEQSSFDFGEEGDKLVEIVTDPLLFKATREAGNADSDIYWGKDFLTVNVDDGDAPVSINLRPGKYNAEQLASEVERAINEAYGDDKKIQIFQNVDDKLTIDLFKLSADGTLQGLGDNKIEIDLLQDSSVSTLMGMDVEGASPDFTREEFLAHTQARLVDELNDYIYDPDGSLGTGAATLGVEGRLFVRSIGAAMDGPYDQPEVITITHTQDTDAGDTVSQDRYLAHSYYGKRPSLSVYDQKAELLEVDADGAIHADGNAVVYDNTQNTLTVYVPNDFGTPTSSSIRLVGASTDADFQNHLNGRELRIFENVATDNYRMLRIDTSGLNLPEAGFNLDSDNISILYEPSQDLEAFFEGATSTIAGGFETFNSKRIVVRETGEAAMRASDEKSLNEAIIFGSTLIDTTGVSLAKLGLPASGTPVVATETVASNAAAVVATETTAADSTTAEVHTLALGLTAFDKRLTTINIGSDSITADLRKLDHADMAAVVTTLNALPAATAAGVTFSTTGSDLVVTANAVNTDLGVVSVATAETHTLSLGLAAFSEKFNNISIGDKTISADFRALDHDDMAAVVATLNGLPATAIAGVTFSTTGSDLIVTANALADDLGAVSVATISNGASSKVAWVDENNPPIKIAYDETNQRLQFNVDRTVLGTGTGSNFNAFTVYGASDADSTNGLGIPAGGNAEQVLIRGGEILSTEPFIADGEEVQLNDKRYGVSVSYNGDTKSFTVASGTTGENIDANGALGVATDQKASNIQIGRRIISTSGDGSTDLSESIDLDSRIIGGGENALFGFGASKQDFSFQEGRGLAAKPAVATGRAAQGDLTEVFRLTSNNGENRFNVSVNGIAGIIDIPPGNYVGTTLATALEERINQISDPVTGQTVGGVTVRYSTVDNGFVFQTGTTGDGSTIKVKGAARLGLDEVPLGVGSVPRIFNLVQATNADGIALYVDPEGNVVTTPPAEMVDGYFPLYIDEGELTFDKTGKLVSPKNNVRYEQQAEGFSISLDIDYSTSSQFAQPFSVLSVEQDGFTSGRLDGLEIDSSGTIRANYTNGQNNPLGKIVVANFNNQNGLKQIGNATYVETAVSGTPQVGEAGAEGFGNILSGSLERSNVDITEELVNLITAQRNYQASAKAIETTTSLTQTIINIRM, encoded by the coding sequence ATGTCATTTTACACAGCATTGACTGGCCTTAACGGCGCGCAGGCCGATATTTCGGCAACATCCAACAACATTGCCAACGTTGGGACAACGGGTTTTAAGAGAAGTCGCGCTGAATTTGGCGATATCTTCGCAACCTCACCTTTGCAGAATGCCTCCTCTTCAATCGGTTCGGGCACGATCCTCAAAGGGATCAAGCAACAGTTCACGCAGGGCAACATTGCCTCCTCGCTCAACGCGCTTGACCTTGCCATTTCGGGGCAGGGCTTTTTTGCTTTGAAGCCCTCTCTCACCTCTACTCAAACGGTCTACACTCGCAACGGCTCGTTTAACGTGGATAACGATCGGTATGTTGTCGACAGTGCGGGCCAGTATCTGATGACATATCCTGTCAACCTTGACGGCTCGGTTACAGCGAAAGACCTCGACAGTGCCGTGCCTTTGCAGCTTCCTGTCACCTCGGGCGAGCCAAAAGCCACAGGCAAAATCGACTTGGGCGTGAACGTACCCGCCGATGCGCCTGTCGTGACCGACCTTGAGCAATTTGCTGATGGCTACCAGTTTGATCCGAGTGATGCGAACAGCTACACAAACTCGACTTCGATCACCATCTTCGATGATTTGGGAAATCCGACAATTGCCACGATTTACTTCATCAAGACACAAAACGCTTCTGCCGAAGACCCTACAAACAAATACGACACACGTTTGGTCATCAATGATACGATCATTGACCCTGACCTTGTGAGCGCTGTTGATGACACGGGAAAGCAGCTTTTTATTGACCGCTTTGGCGCACAGACGACCGCGGTTCCTGATGACAACTACTTCCTCGAGGGGAAGGGTGCGCCGCTCTATAAAATGGATGACTTGAACCAACAGGTCAAGTCTCAACCCGCGACGCTCCAGGGTGAGCAGAGTAGCTTTGACTTTGGTGAAGAAGGCGACAAACTTGTCGAGATTGTAACAGACCCCTTATTGTTTAAAGCGACGCGAGAAGCGGGTAATGCGGATAGTGACATTTACTGGGGCAAAGACTTTTTGACTGTCAACGTAGACGACGGCGATGCGCCTGTTTCGATTAACCTGCGTCCCGGGAAATACAATGCCGAGCAACTCGCCTCCGAAGTGGAGCGGGCGATTAACGAGGCCTATGGCGACGATAAGAAGATCCAGATTTTCCAGAACGTTGATGATAAACTGACAATTGATCTCTTTAAGTTATCAGCCGATGGTACACTGCAAGGGTTGGGCGACAACAAAATCGAAATCGATTTGCTCCAAGACAGCTCTGTTTCAACGTTAATGGGTATGGATGTTGAGGGTGCTTCTCCTGATTTTACGCGCGAGGAGTTCTTGGCTCACACCCAAGCTCGCCTTGTTGATGAGCTGAACGACTATATCTATGACCCCGATGGCTCCCTCGGCACCGGGGCTGCAACGCTTGGTGTTGAAGGCCGCCTTTTTGTGCGCAGCATTGGTGCGGCTATGGATGGCCCCTATGACCAGCCAGAGGTTATCACAATAACGCATACACAAGACACGGACGCTGGCGATACCGTGTCCCAGGATCGTTATTTGGCCCACTCCTATTATGGGAAGCGCCCCAGCTTGTCAGTCTATGATCAAAAAGCAGAGCTGTTGGAAGTTGATGCGGACGGAGCTATCCATGCGGATGGCAATGCTGTTGTCTATGATAACACCCAGAACACTCTGACGGTATATGTGCCAAATGATTTTGGAACGCCGACGTCGTCCTCAATTCGTCTTGTGGGGGCTTCGACAGATGCTGATTTCCAAAACCATCTCAATGGTCGTGAGCTTCGTATATTTGAAAATGTAGCGACTGATAACTATCGGATGCTGCGCATTGACACCAGCGGGCTCAATCTTCCTGAAGCCGGGTTCAATTTGGACAGCGACAATATTTCTATCCTCTATGAGCCTTCACAGGATCTGGAAGCCTTTTTTGAAGGGGCAACTTCCACAATTGCAGGCGGTTTTGAAACGTTTAATTCAAAGCGGATTGTGGTGCGCGAAACGGGTGAAGCCGCGATGCGTGCATCAGACGAAAAATCGCTGAATGAAGCCATTATATTCGGGAGCACTTTGATCGACACGACGGGTGTGTCGCTTGCCAAGCTGGGGCTGCCCGCCTCAGGCACGCCTGTTGTGGCCACTGAGACTGTCGCTTCAAATGCCGCAGCTGTGGTCGCAACTGAGACGACAGCCGCAGACTCTACGACTGCGGAGGTGCATACGCTTGCTCTCGGGCTTACGGCGTTTGACAAGCGGCTGACCACCATCAACATTGGCAGTGACAGCATCACAGCGGATCTGCGCAAGCTTGACCATGCGGATATGGCTGCGGTTGTAACAACGCTGAATGCGCTGCCTGCCGCGACCGCCGCAGGGGTCACCTTTTCCACCACGGGGTCTGACTTGGTTGTGACTGCAAATGCCGTTAACACGGATTTGGGTGTGGTAAGTGTTGCGACTGCGGAGACGCATACCTTGTCTTTGGGCTTGGCGGCCTTCAGCGAAAAATTCAACAACATCAGCATTGGCGACAAAACAATCAGTGCTGATTTTCGAGCGCTTGATCATGATGACATGGCGGCGGTTGTGGCAACGCTTAACGGCTTGCCTGCAACGGCAATTGCAGGTGTTACGTTTTCAACAACAGGCTCTGATCTTATTGTGACGGCGAATGCGCTGGCGGATGATCTTGGTGCTGTCAGCGTGGCGACTATTTCCAATGGCGCCAGCAGCAAGGTGGCTTGGGTTGATGAAAATAACCCGCCGATCAAAATTGCCTATGACGAAACAAATCAGCGTCTGCAATTTAATGTTGATCGCACGGTTTTGGGCACTGGCACAGGCAGTAACTTCAACGCCTTCACCGTTTATGGCGCGTCTGATGCCGACAGCACCAACGGCCTTGGCATTCCTGCGGGTGGCAACGCTGAGCAAGTGCTTATTCGTGGCGGCGAAATTCTATCCACTGAGCCTTTCATTGCGGATGGTGAGGAAGTGCAACTCAACGACAAGCGGTATGGCGTTTCGGTGAGCTACAATGGCGACACCAAATCTTTCACCGTGGCGAGCGGCACGACAGGCGAAAACATTGACGCAAACGGCGCTCTCGGAGTGGCAACTGATCAGAAAGCGTCAAACATTCAGATTGGTCGACGCATTATTTCGACCAGTGGTGATGGCAGCACAGATTTGAGCGAAAGCATTGATCTGGACAGCCGTATTATTGGCGGTGGCGAAAACGCACTCTTTGGCTTTGGCGCGTCCAAGCAGGACTTCAGCTTCCAAGAGGGGCGTGGCCTCGCTGCGAAACCTGCAGTTGCAACAGGTCGTGCGGCACAGGGCGACTTGACGGAGGTGTTCCGGTTGACGTCCAACAATGGCGAAAACCGCTTCAACGTCTCGGTCAACGGCATCGCGGGTATCATTGATATCCCACCAGGCAACTACGTTGGCACGACTCTGGCGACGGCACTTGAAGAGCGGATCAACCAAATTTCTGATCCTGTCACGGGCCAAACAGTTGGTGGCGTTACAGTCCGTTACTCAACTGTCGACAACGGTTTTGTGTTCCAAACGGGCACAACAGGCGATGGCTCTACGATTAAGGTAAAGGGAGCCGCGCGCTTGGGCCTAGATGAGGTTCCTTTGGGCGTTGGGTCCGTGCCAAGAATCTTTAATTTGGTCCAAGCCACCAATGCCGATGGCATCGCGCTTTACGTGGACCCTGAAGGCAATGTTGTGACAACGCCGCCGGCAGAAATGGTGGATGGTTATTTCCCGCTTTACATTGATGAGGGAGAGCTGACCTTTGATAAAACAGGTAAGCTTGTCAGCCCGAAAAACAATGTGCGCTATGAACAGCAGGCTGAAGGCTTCTCGATTTCATTGGATATTGATTACTCAACATCCAGTCAGTTTGCCCAGCCATTCTCTGTTCTATCCGTCGAGCAAGACGGTTTCACATCGGGTCGTTTGGATGGTTTGGAAATCGACAGCTCGGGAACCATTCGTGCGAACTATACCAACGGGCAAAACAACCCGCTTGGTAAAATTGTTGTGGCAAACTTCAACAACCAAAATGGTTTGAAGCAAATTGGGAATGCAACATATGTTGAAACGGCTGTTTCTGGAACGCCACAAGTGGGTGAAGCTGGGGCCGAAGGATTTGGCAACATCTTGTCAGGCTCGCTTGAGCGATCAAACGTTGATATTACCGAAGAACTAGTGAACTTGATTACTGCGCAACGGAACTATCAAGCCTCTGCCAAAGCAATTGAGACAACCACGAGCCTTACTCAAACGATCATCAATATTCGTATGTAA